One genomic region from Pseudanabaena sp. FACHB-2040 encodes:
- a CDS encoding F0F1 ATP synthase subunit B: MDIGWFLATEGGFGLNFDILETNLINLALVIGILVYFGRKFLGNTLSTRKATIEESIRDAERRKQEAASALAEQQQRLALAQDEAQQILANGEQSAARAREAILMQAQADVERLKANAAQDLTSQQERIVRELRQQISAAAVERAEAELPNRLQGDVQTRLVDASIAQLGGDR; the protein is encoded by the coding sequence ATGGATATTGGTTGGTTTCTAGCTACAGAAGGGGGATTTGGTCTTAACTTTGACATTCTTGAGACCAACCTCATTAACTTAGCCCTTGTGATCGGCATTCTGGTTTACTTCGGTCGTAAGTTCCTTGGCAATACCCTGTCAACACGGAAAGCGACTATCGAAGAGTCTATTCGGGACGCAGAGCGGCGCAAGCAGGAAGCAGCGTCAGCGTTAGCAGAGCAGCAACAGAGGCTAGCGTTGGCCCAAGATGAGGCCCAGCAAATTTTGGCCAACGGTGAGCAATCTGCTGCCCGAGCGAGGGAAGCTATTCTTATGCAGGCCCAAGCCGATGTAGAACGGCTCAAGGCCAATGCTGCTCAGGATTTGACCTCTCAGCAGGAGCGCATTGTGCGGGAGCTGAGACAGCAAATTTCAGCGGCAGCTGTTGAGCGGGCTGAGGCTGAATTGCCCAATCGCCTCCAGGGTGACGTTCAGACTCGCTTGGTAGATGCCAGCATCGCTCAGTTGGGAGGAGATCGCTAG
- a CDS encoding F0F1 ATP synthase subunit B', producing MIDSIWLLAVEAAEAAEEGGGLFDLDATLPLMAVQFILLAVILNAIFYKPLGKAIDERDSYVRNNKVDAQERLAKAEQLAKQYEQELADSRRKVQSVIADAQESAQKMAAKTIAEAQQEAQAQREQVQRELDEQKQAALGTLQQQVDDLSRQILDKLLSSIAA from the coding sequence ATGATTGACTCGATCTGGCTATTAGCCGTAGAAGCAGCAGAAGCAGCAGAAGAGGGTGGGGGTCTGTTTGACCTAGATGCCACTCTGCCCTTGATGGCCGTTCAGTTTATTTTGCTGGCGGTTATTCTCAACGCTATTTTTTATAAGCCGTTGGGCAAGGCAATTGACGAGCGGGATAGCTACGTCCGTAACAATAAAGTTGATGCTCAAGAGCGTCTAGCCAAGGCTGAGCAGTTGGCAAAGCAGTACGAGCAAGAACTGGCCGATTCTCGCCGCAAGGTGCAGTCTGTTATTGCAGATGCTCAAGAGTCTGCCCAGAAAATGGCTGCTAAAACCATTGCTGAGGCTCAGCAAGAAGCTCAGGCTCAGCGAGAGCAGGTCCAGCGGGAACTAGACGAACAAAAGCAGGCTGCTCTAGGTACGCTGCAGCAGCAGGTTGACGATCTGAGCCGTCAGATTCTAGACAAGCTACTCAGCTCTATTGCTGCTTAA
- the atpE gene encoding ATP synthase F0 subunit C, whose protein sequence is MDPIVASASVLAAAFAVGLAAIGPGIGQGNAAGQAVEGIARQPEAEGKIRGTLLLSLAFMEALTIYGLVVALVLLFANPFS, encoded by the coding sequence ATGGATCCGATTGTCGCAAGCGCTTCTGTTTTGGCTGCTGCTTTTGCAGTAGGTCTGGCAGCTATTGGCCCTGGTATTGGTCAAGGTAATGCCGCTGGTCAAGCTGTAGAAGGAATTGCTCGCCAGCCCGAAGCTGAGGGTAAAATTCGCGGCACGCTCCTGCTGAGCTTGGCTTTCATGGAAGCACTCACCATTTATGGTCTGGTGGTTGCACTGGTGCTGCTGTTTGCCAACCCCTTTAGCTAA
- the atpB gene encoding F0F1 ATP synthase subunit A, whose product MEMLINIHALPYITLAKLEVGEHFYWQIGNLKLHGQVFLTSWFVIGLLVIVSLLATRNIQRIPSGIQNLMEYALEFIRDLAKDQIGEKEYRPWVPFVGTLFLFIFVSNWSGALIPWKLIHIPSGELAAPTNDINTTVALALLTSLAYFYAGFSNRGLGYFAKYIEPTPILLPINVLEDFTKPLSLSFRLFGNILADELVVAVLVLLVPLFVPLPVMILGLFTSAIQALIFATLAAAYIGEAIEGHGGEEHG is encoded by the coding sequence GTGGAGATGTTAATCAATATTCACGCCTTACCCTACATAACGCTTGCCAAACTGGAAGTTGGCGAGCACTTTTACTGGCAGATCGGTAACCTAAAGCTACACGGACAAGTCTTTTTGACCTCCTGGTTCGTGATTGGTCTTTTGGTCATCGTCTCCCTATTGGCGACCCGCAACATCCAACGGATTCCGTCAGGAATACAGAACTTGATGGAGTACGCGCTGGAGTTTATTCGGGATCTGGCTAAAGACCAGATTGGTGAAAAAGAATACCGGCCCTGGGTGCCCTTCGTTGGAACCCTGTTCCTATTCATTTTTGTTTCCAACTGGTCGGGGGCCCTCATTCCTTGGAAGCTAATTCACATACCATCTGGTGAACTAGCTGCCCCAACCAACGACATTAATACGACGGTGGCGCTGGCGCTGCTGACTTCCCTGGCCTATTTCTATGCCGGGTTTAGCAATCGAGGATTGGGGTACTTCGCTAAGTACATTGAGCCAACCCCAATTCTGCTGCCCATCAACGTTTTAGAAGATTTCACCAAGCCCCTTTCCCTGAGCTTCCGTCTGTTTGGCAACATCTTGGCGGATGAGCTTGTGGTGGCTGTACTGGTGCTGCTGGTACCTCTCTTCGTACCCCTACCAGTGATGATCCTTGGGTTGTTTACCAGCGCCATTCAGGCTCTGATTTTTGCAACCCTGGCCGCCGCCTACATTGGGGAAGCCATTGAAGGGCACGGTGGAGAAGAGCATGGGTGA